Proteins from a genomic interval of Pelagibaculum spongiae:
- a CDS encoding sigma-54-dependent transcriptional regulator: MSECILIVDDDQAICRTLELHFKQSGFRVALAHTAEQGLQKAAHVDPAIIILDIRMPGRSGLETIAEIKQIANSARVIMITAHHDMDSTISAMKEGADEYIHKPIDLDELDEAIDRALNYRQAENKEVFSSNNCEPGQPCSIMVGSSKAMQKVFKMIGRLASTSANVLITGESGTGKELVAKAIHSSGPTSDGPFVAVNCAALVDTLLESEMFGHKKGSFSGAVQDQTGKFGLADGGTLFLDEVGELSLTIQAKLLRVLQEQEYFQLGGSKPMKSTARVIAATNVDLAQAVQEKNFREDLFYRLQVVNIHLPPMRERMSDLLPLAETLLKRINRNMERRVTHLTDAATNILMGHQWPGNVRELENALTKAVALCPGDVIMPEHLSLQSNNNPSVGSSEQRPLTELSLKDIEKEHVARILASTRWHKGKACEVLGVSRPRLQRLIVQHDLENPYGQ; the protein is encoded by the coding sequence ATGTCTGAATGCATATTGATTGTTGATGATGATCAGGCGATTTGTCGTACGCTGGAGCTCCACTTCAAACAAAGTGGTTTCCGCGTCGCATTAGCACATACCGCCGAGCAAGGATTGCAAAAAGCCGCGCATGTTGATCCGGCAATTATTATTCTAGATATTCGTATGCCGGGGCGCAGCGGCCTAGAAACTATTGCTGAAATTAAACAAATAGCTAACAGCGCTCGAGTGATTATGATTACTGCCCATCATGATATGGACAGTACCATCAGCGCTATGAAAGAAGGTGCCGATGAATATATCCACAAACCCATTGACTTGGATGAATTAGACGAAGCGATTGATCGTGCTTTAAATTATCGACAGGCTGAAAATAAAGAAGTTTTTAGTAGTAATAACTGCGAACCGGGGCAACCATGCTCAATTATGGTCGGTTCTTCTAAGGCGATGCAGAAAGTATTTAAAATGATTGGCCGCTTAGCTTCTACTAGCGCTAACGTTTTAATCACTGGTGAATCAGGAACTGGTAAAGAACTGGTGGCTAAAGCAATTCACAGCTCTGGCCCAACATCTGATGGGCCATTTGTTGCAGTCAACTGTGCGGCATTAGTAGATACTTTGCTCGAATCAGAAATGTTCGGTCACAAAAAAGGATCATTTTCTGGTGCGGTACAAGACCAAACCGGCAAGTTCGGTTTAGCGGATGGCGGCACTTTATTTCTCGATGAAGTCGGTGAATTATCACTGACAATTCAAGCGAAATTATTACGCGTATTACAAGAGCAAGAATATTTTCAGCTGGGTGGCAGCAAACCTATGAAAAGTACTGCTAGGGTAATTGCAGCAACCAATGTCGATCTAGCACAAGCCGTTCAAGAAAAAAACTTTCGAGAAGATCTGTTTTACCGCTTGCAGGTAGTCAATATTCATTTGCCTCCAATGCGAGAAAGGATGTCAGATTTACTACCGTTAGCTGAAACATTATTAAAAAGAATTAATCGAAATATGGAAAGGCGAGTCACTCATTTAACCGATGCTGCAACCAATATATTAATGGGCCACCAATGGCCGGGCAATGTCCGTGAACTAGAAAATGCGCTCACTAAAGCTGTTGCGCTATGTCCAGGCGATGTGATTATGCCAGAGCATTTATCACTTCAGTCCAATAACAATCCATCCGTTGGTAGCAGTGAGCAACGACCGCTCACTGAACTTAGCCTGAAAGATATCGAAAAAGAACATGTAGCACGTATTCTAGCAAGCACTCGCTGGCATAAAGGTAAAGCCTGTGAAGTTCTAGGTGTTTCTCGGCCAAGGCTGCAAAGGTTAATTGTTCAGCATGATTTAGAAAATCCGTATGGCCAATGA
- a CDS encoding SDR family NAD(P)-dependent oxidoreductase produces the protein MQLRDKTVLITGASSGIGRAIAIKLAQQNNQIIITARRSDLLQQVQQIIEADGGQCLAITADALDQNAASAIVKSAAARFGNIDAALLNIGDGPSMNMATISADEVKQNMRINYDTMVNYLIPLIEQMKSQKHGLIAQTNSLAGFVGLPMQGPYSAAKSAGRILFDSCRIELKPWNIKMVSLHPGFVATERVASDGIPAPFEITEQQAVNYIIRGMQKQKNDFLFPFTLRWLIRLARVLPKSLIGKITQSSVPENY, from the coding sequence ATGCAGCTTAGGGACAAGACTGTACTGATTACTGGAGCGTCTTCGGGAATTGGCCGTGCAATAGCGATCAAGCTGGCACAACAAAACAATCAAATCATCATTACTGCCCGGCGTAGCGACTTACTACAACAGGTGCAGCAAATTATCGAAGCCGATGGCGGCCAATGCTTAGCTATTACCGCTGATGCTTTGGATCAGAATGCAGCAAGCGCAATTGTTAAATCCGCGGCAGCCAGATTTGGCAATATAGATGCTGCGTTGCTCAACATCGGAGATGGGCCATCAATGAACATGGCTACGATTAGCGCCGATGAAGTCAAACAGAACATGCGGATCAACTACGACACTATGGTCAATTATTTGATTCCGCTAATTGAACAAATGAAATCGCAAAAACATGGATTGATTGCTCAAACCAATTCATTAGCCGGTTTCGTCGGCTTACCCATGCAAGGCCCATACTCTGCTGCTAAATCTGCCGGTCGAATATTGTTTGATTCTTGCAGAATTGAATTAAAGCCATGGAACATCAAGATGGTGTCATTACACCCAGGGTTCGTTGCGACGGAGCGAGTCGCTTCTGATGGTATTCCTGCACCATTTGAAATAACTGAGCAACAAGCAGTCAATTACATTATTCGTGGTATGCAAAAACAAAAGAATGACTTCTTGTTTCCCTTTACACTTCGTTGGCTTATCCGGTTGGCGCGAGTATTACCGAAATCATTAATTGGAAAGATTACTCAATCATCTGTACCTGAAAACTACTGA